A window from Blastocatellia bacterium encodes these proteins:
- a CDS encoding radical SAM protein — MTSKGRKIVLAASTSESSEYLRSTWRQMLLATLPAQYAHLLGTDWSTEVETWPDGQAKYVPQGLRVVEALLLEKFSPDEIAVCYPDQLDQFVGQETRVVGIHAHNPLGITFATDVYAYFYGQDVEPINAAEFRRLILHPVLRRHKDHLKIIVGGPGAWQIEKKGLQDEWLIDCLVDGEAEEVVVPLFEAAVRGEPIPRKVVGHSPRMESIPRLRHRTTYGAVEITRGCGRGCQFCSVALRASKSLPLDHILDNVRTQVAEGADTILLVTEDLFLYEQGPRFETNVPALKRLLESVAAVPGVQYISLTHGTMAPIVINPHMLGELQIAVDKSVHRHRASTHPEKRYQNLFVGIETGSVRLFKQYMKGKSYPFRPEQWPDVILKGMEILNKHNWFPFCTWIIGLPGETEEDTKESLDLLFALKDAKWCVVPTLFVPLEDTRLENKEGAKLYNLTDRQWEFFFTCWRYNLDFFRYSPKVQWLFNLGVPIYYFLLGRKLFGKVMKYPLLRLGHFPERFLRRKLYLDFSGRMKPRYRVPERVEIPPHRQRPLIPEVSTPHLMT, encoded by the coding sequence ATGACATCCAAGGGAAGAAAGATCGTCCTTGCGGCGAGCACGTCTGAATCTTCGGAATACTTGCGCAGTACCTGGCGACAGATGCTGCTGGCGACTCTGCCGGCACAGTACGCTCATCTCCTCGGAACGGATTGGTCAACGGAGGTCGAGACCTGGCCCGATGGTCAGGCCAAATATGTTCCTCAGGGGTTGCGGGTGGTGGAAGCCTTGTTGCTGGAGAAGTTCTCCCCGGACGAGATTGCCGTCTGCTATCCGGATCAGCTCGACCAGTTCGTCGGCCAGGAGACGCGGGTCGTCGGCATTCATGCCCACAATCCGCTGGGGATCACTTTTGCCACCGATGTCTATGCCTACTTTTACGGGCAGGATGTCGAGCCGATCAACGCCGCCGAGTTTCGCCGCCTGATTCTCCATCCGGTTCTCCGCCGCCATAAAGATCATCTGAAGATCATCGTGGGCGGCCCCGGAGCCTGGCAAATTGAGAAGAAAGGGCTGCAGGACGAATGGCTCATTGACTGCCTCGTTGACGGGGAAGCCGAGGAGGTCGTCGTCCCGCTTTTTGAAGCTGCTGTTCGGGGCGAGCCGATCCCGCGCAAGGTGGTCGGCCATAGTCCTCGAATGGAGAGCATTCCCCGACTCCGCCACCGCACGACCTATGGAGCAGTGGAGATCACGCGGGGCTGCGGGCGCGGCTGTCAGTTTTGTTCGGTCGCTCTGCGAGCCAGCAAGAGTCTGCCGCTGGATCATATCCTGGACAATGTCCGTACGCAGGTGGCCGAGGGGGCGGATACGATTCTTCTGGTGACCGAAGACCTGTTTCTTTACGAGCAGGGGCCGCGCTTCGAGACCAATGTCCCGGCCCTCAAGCGCCTGCTGGAATCGGTGGCCGCCGTCCCCGGCGTCCAGTACATCAGCCTCACGCACGGAACGATGGCCCCCATCGTCATCAACCCTCACATGCTCGGCGAACTTCAGATCGCTGTGGATAAGAGCGTCCATCGCCATCGCGCGTCCACACACCCGGAGAAACGCTATCAGAATCTGTTTGTGGGAATCGAGACCGGCTCCGTCCGTTTGTTCAAACAATACATGAAGGGCAAAAGTTATCCCTTCCGTCCCGAACAATGGCCCGATGTCATTCTCAAAGGGATGGAGATTCTCAACAAACACAACTGGTTCCCCTTCTGCACCTGGATCATCGGATTGCCCGGCGAGACCGAGGAGGATACGAAGGAGTCACTCGATCTTCTTTTCGCCCTGAAGGACGCCAAGTGGTGCGTCGTGCCGACGCTCTTTGTTCCCCTGGAGGATACCCGGCTGGAGAACAAGGAGGGAGCCAAGCTCTACAATTTGACCGACCGGCAGTGGGAATTCTTCTTCACCTGCTGGCGCTATAATCTCGACTTCTTCCGTTACTCGCCCAAGGTGCAATGGCTCTTCAATCTGGGAGTGCCCATTTATTACTTCCTGCTCGGGCGGAAACTCTTCGGCAAGGTGATGAAGTATCCGCTGCTCCGTCTCGGCCACTTCCCCGAACGGTTTCTCCGACGCAAGCTTTATCTCGACTTCAGCGGTCGCATGAAGCCGCGCTATCGGGTGCCGGAGCGCGTGGAGATTCCGCCTCATCGGCAGCGCCCGTTGATTCCCGAAGTGTCCACGCCCCATTTGATGACGTAA
- a CDS encoding ATP-dependent helicase has translation MKPYILKRPAARRWRINYRAELNDEQYAAVTAGDGPALVIAGAGSGKTRVITYRVAWLIEQGVDPSRILLLTFTNKAAREMLRRVEALLQMECRRLWGGTFHHIGNRILREHAPRLGYRTPFTILDSEDARDLLTACIREAGIDTKKRRFPRGDIVQDILSLSVNTSRTIRETIHRQFSYFDPLADEIERVAQVYAERKLRESLMDYDDLLLCWRRLLVEHPDVAALYADQFRYILVDEYQDTNRVQAEIVDLLAARHRNVMVVGDDCQTIYSWRGTDFRNIYEFPERYPDARIYHLETNYRSTPQILALANASIAHNRRQFPKGLRAVRRGGPKPALVPARDVNEQAEFVAARILELYADGVPLSEMAVLYRSHYHSMELQIELLRRGIPYTVRSGLRFFEQAHIKDVLAYLRAVVNPLDELAWLRILKMVPGIGQRTATEVWKAIAAAADWVSELPLLPARGVVPRRAQPGWTAFVELMQALAADEMMTHPSAQIALVLSSEYIEHLRTTYANAETRAEDLRQLATFATQYRSTESFLSEVALLGQERFSIRDGLYGEEILAAGAPDEPLVLSSIHQAKGLEWRIVFLIWAAEGRFPTARSYATEETFEEERRLFYVAVTRAKDELYICYPLITREGTRHVVLRPSVFVTEVDEDLFEQWIIEAEDYDQESE, from the coding sequence ATGAAACCGTACATTCTCAAACGGCCGGCGGCGCGGCGATGGCGAATCAATTACCGCGCCGAACTCAACGACGAACAATATGCGGCGGTGACGGCGGGCGATGGGCCGGCGCTCGTGATCGCCGGAGCGGGTTCGGGGAAAACGCGGGTGATCACGTATCGCGTGGCCTGGCTCATCGAGCAGGGAGTGGACCCATCGCGCATCCTGCTTTTGACCTTCACCAACAAAGCGGCCCGCGAGATGTTGCGTCGTGTCGAAGCCCTGCTGCAGATGGAATGTCGTCGCCTCTGGGGCGGAACTTTCCATCACATCGGTAATCGGATTTTGCGCGAGCATGCGCCGCGGCTTGGTTACCGCACGCCTTTCACCATTCTCGATAGCGAGGATGCCAGGGACCTGCTCACCGCCTGCATCCGTGAAGCCGGCATTGATACGAAGAAGCGACGCTTCCCTCGCGGAGACATCGTGCAGGACATCCTGAGCCTCTCGGTCAACACCTCCCGGACGATTCGAGAGACGATTCACCGTCAGTTCAGCTACTTTGATCCCCTCGCCGACGAGATCGAGCGCGTCGCACAGGTTTATGCCGAGCGAAAGCTCCGCGAGAGTTTGATGGATTACGATGATTTGCTGCTGTGCTGGCGGCGACTGCTCGTGGAGCATCCCGATGTGGCCGCTCTGTACGCCGATCAGTTTCGCTATATCCTGGTGGACGAGTATCAGGACACCAATCGCGTTCAGGCGGAGATTGTGGACCTTCTGGCCGCCCGTCACCGCAACGTCATGGTCGTCGGCGATGATTGTCAGACGATTTACAGTTGGCGGGGTACGGATTTCCGCAACATCTACGAATTTCCCGAGCGTTATCCCGATGCCCGCATCTACCACCTGGAGACGAATTATCGGAGCACGCCACAGATCCTCGCTCTCGCCAACGCCTCCATCGCGCATAACCGGCGCCAGTTTCCCAAAGGGCTTCGCGCCGTGCGTCGAGGCGGACCGAAACCGGCGCTCGTTCCCGCGCGCGATGTCAATGAACAAGCTGAGTTCGTGGCCGCGCGCATTCTGGAGCTTTATGCTGACGGCGTCCCGTTGTCGGAGATGGCCGTGCTCTACCGCTCGCACTACCATTCGATGGAGCTTCAGATCGAACTGCTCCGGCGGGGCATCCCCTACACGGTGCGTTCCGGATTGCGCTTTTTCGAGCAGGCGCACATCAAGGATGTGCTGGCTTATTTGCGGGCCGTCGTCAATCCGCTCGATGAGCTGGCCTGGCTGCGGATTTTGAAAATGGTTCCCGGCATCGGTCAGCGAACGGCAACCGAGGTGTGGAAAGCCATCGCCGCCGCAGCCGATTGGGTCAGCGAGTTGCCGCTCCTGCCCGCCCGCGGAGTGGTTCCCCGGCGGGCTCAGCCGGGGTGGACCGCCTTTGTGGAACTGATGCAGGCGCTCGCCGCCGACGAGATGATGACCCACCCCTCGGCCCAGATCGCGCTCGTCCTCTCCAGCGAATACATCGAGCATCTGCGCACAACCTACGCCAATGCCGAGACGCGAGCCGAAGACCTCCGACAGTTGGCCACCTTCGCCACTCAGTATCGCTCGACCGAGAGTTTCCTGAGCGAGGTGGCGCTGCTTGGTCAGGAGCGATTCTCCATCCGCGATGGACTCTATGGCGAGGAGATTCTCGCCGCCGGCGCTCCGGATGAACCGCTCGTGCTGTCCTCCATCCATCAAGCCAAGGGGCTGGAGTGGCGCATCGTTTTTCTCATCTGGGCGGCCGAGGGACGGTTTCCTACGGCCCGCTCCTACGCGACGGAGGAAACGTTCGAGGAAGAGCGCCGCCTCTTTTACGTCGCCGTGACTCGCGCCAAGGACGAGCTGTACATCTGTTATCCGCTCATCACGCGAGAAGGGACTCGTCACGTCGTCCTCCGCCCCTCCGTCTTCGTCACCGAAGTGGATGAGGATTTATTCGAGCAGTGGATCATCGAAGCGGAGGACTATGATCAGGAATCCGAGTGA
- a CDS encoding nitrilase-related carbon-nitrogen hydrolase: protein MTSEVIRYSAAVCQTDLPNPPDRRGMKRNTERMAAMIDRAVEGSAPFLPVRLVVFPEFAHAAPIYPTVKELREKLAVPIPNEHTERIVEKARQYNIYIQTGSMLEVDDRWPDVVFNTTCLIGPEGILSRYRKVNPWIPYEVHASPHDLDDYTEPLFPVVHTPIGRLGCAICYDWLFPEAIRQLALNGAEVLIRVSAYMEPWGATEPMAWWTIINRARAIENIAYVVAANQGASLRHYPPYSWPGGSMIVDFEGRILAQASPGPGERIIFAPIDLSALRHERATRQGHQMLAHLRTEAYPAYREHRYPPRRIAPGELSCEENVRLIEEAKRRLGV from the coding sequence ATGACGTCAGAGGTGATTCGTTACAGCGCGGCTGTATGTCAAACCGATCTGCCGAATCCGCCGGATCGGCGAGGGATGAAAAGAAACACCGAGCGCATGGCCGCGATGATTGACCGGGCCGTGGAGGGGAGCGCGCCGTTTCTCCCCGTCCGGCTCGTCGTCTTCCCCGAGTTCGCTCATGCGGCGCCGATCTATCCCACGGTGAAAGAGCTGAGAGAAAAGCTCGCCGTTCCCATCCCCAATGAGCACACGGAGCGGATCGTCGAGAAAGCGCGCCAGTACAACATCTACATTCAAACCGGCTCGATGCTCGAAGTGGATGACCGATGGCCCGATGTCGTCTTCAATACGACGTGTCTGATCGGCCCCGAAGGGATTCTCTCGCGCTATCGCAAGGTGAATCCGTGGATCCCGTATGAGGTGCATGCGAGTCCGCACGACCTGGACGACTACACGGAGCCCCTTTTCCCCGTCGTTCACACGCCCATTGGTCGGCTCGGCTGCGCGATCTGTTATGACTGGCTCTTTCCCGAGGCGATTCGTCAACTGGCGCTCAATGGGGCGGAAGTGCTCATACGCGTGTCGGCCTACATGGAGCCGTGGGGAGCCACCGAGCCGATGGCGTGGTGGACGATCATCAACCGAGCGCGGGCGATTGAGAACATCGCTTACGTTGTGGCAGCCAATCAGGGGGCGAGCCTGCGCCATTATCCTCCGTATTCGTGGCCGGGCGGAAGCATGATCGTGGATTTCGAGGGGCGGATCCTGGCCCAGGCCTCGCCGGGGCCGGGCGAGCGAATTATCTTCGCGCCCATTGATCTCTCGGCCCTGAGGCATGAACGGGCAACGCGGCAGGGGCATCAAATGCTCGCGCACCTTCGAACCGAAGCCTATCCCGCCTATCGTGAGCATCGGTATCCGCCGCGTCGGATCGCTCCGGGAGAGCTTTCCTGTGAGGAGAACGTGCGCCTGATCGAGGAAGCCAAGCGTCGGCTTGGCGTGTAA
- the ccsA gene encoding cytochrome c biogenesis protein CcsA, whose protein sequence is MSTLLPGALILYGLGLVYEAFLILRRRRMLAALALGVIALGFVAHTAWLVGVSFRSGRFPFLTTQEVFASLAWAIIVYYFLLHARRQTEVLRLFVFPLVLLFLMVAIVSSRTRPLPEQLEDLLRMPALPLHVAFMMFAYAAFFLAFVAATMYLVQERELKRKRFGAVFQLLPSLSTCEALSSRSLVVGFLLLTLGIGTGVILIRRSDPIFWRGDPIIILAILTWVVYLIVIHYRLMAGWRGRKAAILLILGFAVTAVTFLWARLFGHII, encoded by the coding sequence ATGAGCACATTGCTCCCGGGCGCGCTCATCCTCTACGGGCTAGGACTCGTCTACGAAGCTTTCCTGATTCTGCGCCGACGGCGGATGCTGGCGGCGCTGGCCCTTGGGGTGATCGCCCTGGGATTTGTGGCTCACACCGCCTGGCTCGTGGGAGTGAGCTTTCGATCTGGCCGGTTCCCCTTCCTCACCACGCAGGAAGTCTTCGCCTCCTTGGCCTGGGCGATCATCGTTTACTATTTCTTGCTTCATGCCCGGCGGCAAACGGAAGTTCTGCGGCTCTTCGTCTTTCCCCTGGTGCTTTTGTTTCTCATGGTCGCCATTGTTTCTTCCCGAACGCGACCTCTGCCGGAGCAACTCGAAGACCTGCTGCGGATGCCGGCGCTGCCTCTGCACGTCGCCTTCATGATGTTCGCTTACGCCGCTTTCTTCCTGGCCTTCGTGGCCGCCACGATGTATCTCGTTCAGGAACGAGAGCTGAAGCGGAAGCGATTCGGTGCCGTCTTTCAGCTCCTGCCCTCTCTTTCGACCTGCGAAGCACTCAGTTCGCGCTCGTTGGTGGTGGGATTTCTCCTGCTGACGCTGGGCATTGGAACGGGAGTTATCCTCATTCGCCGGAGCGACCCCATCTTCTGGCGTGGCGATCCGATTATCATTCTGGCGATCCTGACCTGGGTGGTCTACCTGATCGTGATCCACTATCGGCTGATGGCGGGGTGGCGGGGGCGAAAGGCGGCGATTTTGCTCATTCTGGGATTTGCCGTCACGGCGGTGACTTTTCTCTGGGCTCGCCTGTTCGGGCATATTATATGA